One window of Gemmatimonadaceae bacterium genomic DNA carries:
- a CDS encoding xanthine dehydrogenase family protein molybdopterin-binding subunit: MTEVRGIVQRSARRNSPIFKLAAFRSAPHLLMMSAVGSSVARKDGIGKATGGARYIDDLVFPGMLHGRTIRSTVPRGRIKSIRLDFDTSGFTVVDYRDVPAKNAVDLMTQDQPFLTEREVKHMAEPVLLLAHENKERLNAATVVIEYEEQEPLFDPEKSTEVFKEVEIVKGDAESALAGSDVIIVEGTYRTGHQEHVYIEPNGVIAVPEEGGIAVYGSMQCPFYVLKALRCMLGSAYPNVRVIQTETGGGFGGKEEYPSIISGHAVLLALKSGRPVKIVYDREEDMIATTKRHPSIVRHRTGVTRDGRLVAMDVDVLMDGGAYATLSPTVLSRGCIHASGPYKCDNIRIRGRTVFTNTPPNGAFRGFGAPQTEFAVEVHMDRIAEQLGMDSVELRRINALRPGDTTATGQVLRDDASAHMVLDEAVRRTDFARKRREWKGTNRSIGLSLFYHGAGFTGAGERNLKSKARLDLTPTGVRIAVGSTEIGQGTRTMHAQIVTDALGMLYESVEVAQPDTSRVADSGPTVASRTCMVVGKILEECAHEMKDRLGGLSPAEYHARHGPISVERMYEPPDWIVWDEQTYRGDAYATYGWGCDVAELELDPDTYEVKPIRFTAVQEFGRPIHPALARGQIEGGTAQGLGYALLERVVMRNGAMANSQLTNYVIPTTLDMPEMDVVMMENPYPGGPFGAKGLGELPMDGPAPAIVNALRSLGLDVREIPATPELLATCMTA, encoded by the coding sequence GTGACCGAAGTACGGGGCATCGTCCAGCGTTCCGCCCGGCGGAACAGCCCCATCTTCAAGCTTGCCGCCTTCCGCAGTGCGCCGCATCTTCTCATGATGTCAGCCGTAGGCAGCAGCGTCGCGCGAAAGGATGGAATCGGAAAGGCGACCGGAGGCGCAAGATACATCGACGACCTCGTGTTCCCGGGCATGCTTCACGGGCGCACGATCCGCTCGACCGTCCCGCGGGGGCGGATCAAGTCCATCCGCCTGGATTTCGACACGTCGGGTTTCACGGTCGTGGATTATCGCGACGTCCCGGCGAAGAACGCCGTGGACCTCATGACGCAGGACCAGCCATTCCTCACCGAGCGCGAGGTGAAGCACATGGCTGAGCCGGTTCTCCTTCTCGCGCATGAAAACAAGGAGAGGCTAAACGCCGCGACGGTGGTGATCGAATACGAAGAGCAGGAGCCCCTCTTCGATCCGGAGAAATCCACCGAGGTCTTCAAGGAGGTAGAGATCGTCAAGGGCGACGCCGAATCGGCGCTCGCCGGGTCCGATGTGATCATCGTCGAAGGGACCTATCGTACGGGGCACCAGGAGCACGTGTACATCGAGCCGAACGGAGTGATCGCCGTGCCTGAAGAGGGCGGCATCGCGGTTTACGGCTCAATGCAGTGTCCCTTCTACGTGCTCAAGGCGCTGCGCTGCATGCTTGGCTCCGCGTATCCGAACGTGCGTGTGATCCAGACCGAGACGGGCGGGGGATTCGGCGGAAAGGAAGAATATCCGTCAATAATCTCGGGGCACGCCGTCCTCCTCGCGCTCAAGTCGGGCCGTCCGGTGAAGATCGTCTACGACCGCGAGGAGGATATGATCGCGACGACCAAGCGTCACCCGTCGATCGTCAGACATCGCACCGGCGTCACGCGCGATGGCCGGCTTGTCGCGATGGATGTGGACGTGCTGATGGACGGCGGCGCTTACGCGACGCTCTCTCCAACCGTTCTCTCGCGCGGGTGCATCCATGCCTCGGGCCCGTACAAATGCGACAACATCCGCATCCGCGGACGCACTGTGTTCACGAATACGCCGCCCAACGGAGCATTCCGTGGATTCGGCGCGCCGCAGACTGAGTTCGCCGTCGAAGTGCACATGGATCGCATCGCCGAGCAGCTCGGGATGGATTCGGTCGAGTTGCGGCGCATCAATGCGCTGCGTCCCGGCGACACCACCGCGACCGGCCAGGTTCTTCGCGACGACGCCAGCGCGCACATGGTTCTGGACGAAGCCGTCCGCCGCACCGACTTTGCGCGGAAGCGAAGGGAGTGGAAGGGCACTAATCGCTCGATCGGACTTTCGCTCTTCTATCACGGGGCCGGATTCACCGGCGCGGGCGAACGTAACCTCAAGTCGAAGGCGCGGCTGGATCTGACGCCGACGGGAGTCCGTATCGCCGTTGGCAGCACGGAAATCGGACAGGGCACACGCACGATGCACGCGCAGATCGTGACCGACGCCCTAGGCATGCTATACGAGAGTGTCGAGGTGGCGCAGCCGGACACGTCGCGTGTTGCCGACAGCGGTCCGACCGTCGCCTCGCGCACATGCATGGTGGTCGGGAAGATCCTCGAGGAGTGCGCGCACGAGATGAAAGATCGGCTCGGGGGGCTTTCGCCCGCTGAGTACCACGCTCGGCATGGCCCGATTTCGGTCGAGCGCATGTATGAGCCGCCGGACTGGATCGTGTGGGACGAGCAGACTTATCGCGGCGACGCGTACGCGACGTACGGGTGGGGATGCGACGTGGCGGAGCTGGAGCTCGATCCGGATACGTACGAAGTGAAGCCGATCAGGTTCACTGCCGTGCAGGAGTTCGGGCGACCGATTCATCCCGCGCTCGCCCGCGGACAGATCGAGGGCGGCACGGCGCAAGGACTTGGTTACGCACTGCTGGAGAGAGTGGTGATGCGCAACGGCGCGATGGCCAATAGCCAGCTCACCAATTACGTGATACCGACGACACTCGACATGCCTGAGATGGATGTCGTGATGATGGAGAATCCGTATCCTGGCGGACCCTTCGGAGCGAAGGGATTGGGTGAGCTTCCGATGGACGGGCCGGCGCCGGCCATAGTGAACGCGCTCAGAAGCCTCGGACTCGATGTGCGTGAGATTCCCGCGAC
- a CDS encoding nucleotidyltransferase family protein, with amino-acid sequence MILAAGGSTRFGSPKQLLMHGGETLVRRAASAALAAGLAPVIVVVGANADEIVPSLGALTVEIVVNHQWKSGLASSLTAGLRFLDHQTSYDGVLVMLADQPLVDAPALQGLVNRFGQGRRIVASEYAGTLGVPAIFGREHMPSLMKLTGDTGAGRWLRENRGEVTAVPLDTAALDIDTPADAERLPTPASRAERCGGGSTPGRVP; translated from the coding sequence GTGATACTCGCGGCCGGCGGCTCGACGCGTTTCGGATCACCGAAGCAGTTGTTGATGCACGGCGGCGAGACGCTGGTGCGCCGCGCGGCGTCGGCCGCCCTCGCCGCGGGACTGGCACCCGTCATCGTGGTGGTCGGCGCCAATGCCGATGAAATCGTCCCCTCGCTCGGTGCGCTGACGGTCGAGATCGTCGTCAATCACCAGTGGAAGAGCGGTCTGGCGTCGTCGCTCACCGCGGGTCTGCGCTTTCTCGATCACCAGACGTCTTACGATGGAGTTCTCGTGATGCTCGCCGATCAGCCGCTTGTAGACGCCCCGGCGCTTCAGGGCCTCGTCAACAGGTTCGGGCAGGGTCGTCGCATCGTAGCGTCAGAGTACGCTGGCACTCTCGGCGTGCCGGCGATATTCGGCAGAGAGCACATGCCTTCGTTGATGAAGCTCACCGGCGATACGGGCGCCGGCCGCTGGCTTCGCGAAAATCGCGGCGAGGTAACGGCGGTACCTCTGGACACGGCGGCGCTGGACATAGACACACCCGCGGATGCCGAGCGGTTGCCTACTCCAGCTTCGAGAGCGGAACGATGTGGTGGCGGCAGCACTCCGGGACGAGTTCCTTGA
- a CDS encoding PDZ domain-containing protein, whose product MRLAKSSLGISLIALLAVAPATVRAQEPPKGWVGVVITTGIGQANESGAMVFNDYPVIESIEPGSPAEKAGLQTGDLLISINSQDFRKNPIPMSSLLVPGQRITFRYKRNDVLRRISLEVVERPVNTSGRVVLSIIGPAPSEGAGTRARTEATMSRPVRTRIALPPMVSIAPIAFGTGTPFIGIAGAELTQLNADLRDALNLKGDGVFVINVAVGTPAGDAGLKSGDVIVRAAKEAVQNPGELIRLMRASVDNSLQLQVLRKRKAQTITLRW is encoded by the coding sequence ATGCGGCTAGCGAAATCATCGCTGGGAATCAGCCTTATCGCGCTTCTCGCCGTCGCCCCGGCGACGGTACGCGCGCAGGAGCCGCCGAAGGGGTGGGTCGGAGTGGTCATCACGACGGGCATCGGCCAAGCCAATGAGTCGGGGGCGATGGTGTTCAACGACTATCCGGTGATCGAGTCAATCGAGCCCGGATCTCCCGCTGAGAAGGCCGGGCTGCAGACGGGCGACCTTCTGATCTCGATCAACTCGCAGGATTTCCGGAAGAATCCGATCCCCATGAGCAGTCTTCTCGTGCCGGGACAGAGGATCACCTTCCGCTACAAGCGGAACGATGTCCTCAGGAGAATCAGTCTCGAGGTGGTCGAGCGTCCGGTGAATACGTCGGGACGCGTCGTTCTCTCGATCATCGGTCCGGCTCCGTCGGAAGGCGCCGGCACGCGCGCGCGCACCGAGGCGACGATGAGCCGCCCCGTGCGCACGAGAATCGCGCTGCCTCCGATGGTATCCATTGCGCCGATCGCTTTCGGTACGGGAACGCCGTTCATCGGAATCGCCGGCGCCGAACTGACTCAGCTCAACGCCGATCTCCGCGATGCGCTCAACCTGAAGGGCGACGGAGTGTTCGTAATCAACGTTGCGGTCGGCACACCGGCCGGTGACGCAGGGCTCAAGAGCGGGGACGTGATCGTCCGCGCGGCCAAGGAAGCGGTGCAGAATCCCGGCGAGCTGATTCGCCTCATGCGCGCGTCGGTGGACAATTCGCTTCAGCTCCAGGTGTTGCGCAAGCGCAAAGCCCAGACGATCACACTGCGCTGGTAA
- a CDS encoding ATP-binding protein codes for MDSFKEDRSICGCGNVHGIRRVVLTGGPGAGKSAVLELVKQSFCPHVMVLPESAGIVFGGGFPRRPDLGASQAAQRAIFHVQRELENAAEGQNPAVILCDRGTVDGGAYWSGSPDLWTSVGTTLPAQLARYSAVIHLRVPSADGGYNNNNLLRVESATEAAKIDDRIAQLWAKHPHRFSVEPAESFLVKAARVLEILKELVPECCRHHIVPLSKLE; via the coding sequence GTGGATTCGTTCAAGGAAGACCGCTCCATCTGTGGGTGCGGCAACGTGCATGGAATCCGCCGTGTGGTTCTTACGGGCGGGCCCGGAGCGGGAAAATCCGCCGTGCTCGAGCTCGTCAAGCAGTCGTTCTGCCCCCACGTGATGGTCCTCCCTGAATCGGCGGGAATCGTTTTCGGCGGCGGATTTCCACGGCGCCCTGACCTCGGCGCGTCGCAGGCGGCGCAGCGCGCGATCTTCCACGTTCAGCGCGAGCTCGAGAACGCCGCCGAGGGTCAGAACCCAGCGGTGATTCTCTGTGATCGTGGAACCGTGGATGGGGGAGCGTACTGGAGCGGTAGTCCGGACCTGTGGACGTCCGTGGGGACGACGCTCCCGGCGCAGCTTGCCAGGTACTCAGCAGTGATCCACCTGCGTGTTCCTTCCGCGGACGGCGGATACAACAACAACAATCTGCTTCGCGTGGAGTCGGCAACGGAGGCGGCAAAGATCGACGACCGGATCGCGCAGTTATGGGCCAAACATCCTCACCGCTTCTCGGTCGAGCCAGCGGAGAGTTTCCTGGTCAAAGCCGCCCGAGTTCTCGAGATACTCAAGGAACTCGTCCCGGAGTGCTGCCGCCACCACATCGTTCCGCTCTCGAAGCTGGAGTAG
- a CDS encoding XdhC family protein, with protein MTTHRAIVDALSHSALRGESVVLATVVSVTGSNYGGVGTRMVVRVDGSTVGVVSGGCLETDLAEHARQAHADARAIVVTYDTRGDDDAAWGLGLGCNGLIDVLLEPLPPMQAGAFAVLLEQALEFAAPSVLASVMRSSGAEGAPALGAHALFTGREIQTVGDWGYRTELAAAEADAFEALNAGRRGLTREYGSVAIAFEVVVPAVRLVICGSGPDVVPLVKAGVELGWNLTVVDHRPVEHAHAERFPGATVVECEDAIRLADAVALDGHTAAVVMSHHYARDLDYVSALLESDVVYIGVLGPRARTKRILAEMTSAGETVRGDERLFAPVGMDIGGDGPDAIALSIIAEVSAVTSRRAGGHLRDRKGPLHESPSSATTEI; from the coding sequence ATGACTACTCACAGAGCGATCGTGGATGCGCTTTCACACTCCGCCTTGCGGGGCGAGTCGGTCGTGCTTGCAACGGTGGTGAGCGTGACGGGCTCCAACTACGGCGGCGTCGGCACGCGAATGGTCGTGCGCGTTGACGGTTCGACGGTAGGCGTCGTGAGTGGAGGTTGTCTGGAGACGGATCTCGCCGAGCACGCTCGGCAGGCGCACGCAGATGCACGCGCGATCGTCGTCACCTACGACACGCGAGGCGACGACGACGCAGCATGGGGACTCGGCCTCGGCTGCAACGGCCTCATCGACGTGCTGCTGGAACCGCTGCCGCCGATGCAGGCCGGCGCGTTCGCCGTTCTGCTCGAGCAGGCCCTCGAGTTCGCAGCCCCGTCCGTGCTCGCGTCCGTCATGCGATCCTCGGGCGCCGAAGGCGCTCCCGCTCTCGGGGCGCATGCGCTCTTCACCGGGAGGGAAATACAGACAGTCGGCGACTGGGGCTACCGCACCGAGCTCGCCGCGGCTGAAGCCGATGCCTTTGAAGCGCTGAACGCCGGGCGACGCGGGCTCACGCGGGAATATGGATCCGTCGCAATCGCATTCGAGGTGGTGGTTCCGGCGGTTAGACTCGTCATCTGTGGCAGCGGTCCGGACGTCGTGCCCCTCGTGAAGGCTGGAGTGGAGCTTGGCTGGAATCTCACCGTCGTGGATCATCGGCCGGTTGAGCACGCTCATGCCGAGCGTTTTCCGGGAGCGACTGTCGTCGAATGCGAAGATGCGATCCGGCTCGCTGATGCAGTCGCCCTCGACGGGCACACCGCGGCAGTCGTCATGTCGCACCATTACGCCCGGGATCTCGATTACGTGAGCGCGCTCCTCGAGTCAGACGTCGTCTACATTGGCGTGCTCGGACCCCGGGCGCGCACGAAGCGCATACTGGCCGAAATGACATCGGCTGGCGAAACCGTGCGCGGAGACGAACGGCTCTTCGCACCAGTGGGAATGGACATCGGAGGCGATGGGCCGGACGCCATCGCGCTCTCGATCATCGCCGAAGTGTCGGCCGTTACCAGTCGCCGGGCGGGCGGCCATCTGCGCGACCGTAAAGGCCCGCTGCACGAGTCGCCGTCATCGGCGACGACGGAGATCTGA